AATGTACGTGAGCGGGGATACACCGCGATGCTCATCTGGCTTCTCATCGTCATATTTCTTTCCATAGTCTTCTTCTGCACACTCAGCAGCGTCGCACTGAACGCGATTCCTCTCGAGCGCCTGTGGCGGTTGCGGGAAGGCGGCGGGAGGAACGCGGCGGGTGTGGAGTACTGGGTCACGCATTCCCAGCAGATCACCTGGGCATGCCGGGTGGCGAGCCGGATTTCCTGCGTCGCCCTCGCGCTCGTCCTGGCGACGCTCATCGAAGGGAAGCCCCTGCCGCTGTACGCCTTTATTATCGCGCTCCTGGTGACCACTATCCTCGTCGCCTTCCCTGGGAGCCTGCTCCCCTCAGCCTGGGCGCAGCTCGCGGGGGAGAAGATAGGCTTGAGCCTCCTCCCGCTGATCAGGATTCTCGGGTTTATCCTCACTCCTTTGGCGGTGGGGTGCTATGCGATTTTGAATGTTATTATGAAACCATTCGGCATCGCCACGCTCAGTTTTAAGCCGCTCCACCTGAGGAGCGAGATCGAGCAATGCGTAGGGGGACTTGAGAAATCGGGCAGGCTCTCCGGTGAGGAGAAGAAGATGGTCAGGCGCATCTTCGGCTTCGGCGAGCTGGAGGCGAGTGAGATCATGACACCGCGGGTGTCCATCCTGTGCCTCTCGGAGAATGAGACTGTGGCGCGCGCCCTCGATCTGATCAGGGCTGAGCGCCTTTCGCGCATCCCTATCTTCAGAGGGAGCCCCGACAGTGTGGTG
This genomic stretch from Candidatus Auribacterota bacterium harbors:
- a CDS encoding hemolysin family protein, translated to MSRLEGVCNVRERGYTAMLIWLLIVIFLSIVFFCTLSSVALNAIPLERLWRLREGGGRNAAGVEYWVTHSQQITWACRVASRISCVALALVLATLIEGKPLPLYAFIIALLVTTILVAFPGSLLPSAWAQLAGEKIGLSLLPLIRILGFILTPLAVGCYAILNVIMKPFGIATLSFKPLHLRSEIEQCVGGLEKSGRLSGEEKKMVRRIFGFGELEASEIMTPRVSILCLSENETVARALDLIRAERLSRIPIFRGSPDSVVGILYAKDLLSRWGEVGIETRRVGELAREPLFVPGASRLGSLFSEMRNKRVHMAIVVDEYGSTIGMVTMENILEEIVGEIRDEHDSAGDTPCEKIGEGMYRVDARLSVNDARRELGLAIPERAEYDTLAGFLYSVCGGVPVAGEVISWGGHSFKVLEATKRGVARLEIRKGKSQIPNPKSQ